One Phaseolus vulgaris cultivar G19833 chromosome 2, P. vulgaris v2.0, whole genome shotgun sequence DNA window includes the following coding sequences:
- the LOC137810531 gene encoding uncharacterized protein, with protein sequence MASGWMKSLQCKSRAYEDVYHTNSKYLIPSSSCRKSVQNIKDVVVDTTKPRPKSKPKPRPEKPLQKHPSSRYPPSAAKPDFQTTINRSRSVTATATRHADPRFPSLTELTEGHPSRNVVEIIFHTSWGPKPFSGRVEMIFKVHNGPRTVSRFEEYRETVKGRAGTGTGPAHDYEENARCVADGNEVMRFHCLGPTSSGGPYGGACALSFPGGKGSAICTFAGSGDAHESSGGGRGRRAMLVCRVVAGRVSKQNGFMESLLDGRVGFDSVSGDNGELLVFDSRAVLPCFLIIYKL encoded by the coding sequence ATGGCGAGTGGGTGGATGAAGTCATTGCAGTGCAAGTCAAGAGCTTACGAAGACGTCTACCACACAAACTCTAAATACCTCATTCCCAGTTCCAGTTGCAGAAAAAGCGTTCAAAACATCAAAGACGTCGTCGTCGACACCACCAAGCCCAGGCCCAAGTCCAAGCCCAAACCCAGACCCGAAAAGCCTCTCCAGAAACACCCTAGCTCCAGATACCCTCCCTCCGCTGCCAAGCCCGATTTCCAAACCACTATCAACCGCTCGCGGAGCGTCACCGCCACCGCCACGCGCCACGCCGACCCTCGCTTTCCTTCTCTCACCGAACTCACCGAGGGGCATCCTTCGCGGAATGTGGTCGAGATAATCTTTCACACCAGCTGGGGGCCCAAGCCCTTCTCGGGCCGTGTCGAGATGATATTTAAGGTCCACAACGGCCCACGAACGGTCTCCCGCTTCGAGGAGTATCGGGAGACGGTGAAGGGCCGGGCGGGGACCGGGACTGGGCCGGCCCATGACTACGAGGAGAATGCGAGATGCGTTGCGGATGGGAATGAGGTCATGAGGTTTCACTGCTTGGGTCCCACCTCCAGCGGCGGCCCCTACGGCGGGGCTTGTGCCTTGTCCTTCCCCGGCGGTAAGGGCTCCGCCATCTGCACATTCGCCGGCAGCGGCGACGCCCATGAAAGCTCGGGCGGAGGCAGGGGCAGAAGGGCTATGCTTGTGTGCCGGGTCGTAGCGGGTCGGGTCTCTAAGCAAAATGGGTTTATGGAATCCTTGTTGGATGGACGAGTTGGGTTCGACTCGGTCAGTGGGGACAACGGCGAGTTATTAGTGTTTGACTCGCGCGCTGTGTTGCCCTGTTTTCTCATCATTTATAAATTGTAA